One genomic region from Nitrospirota bacterium encodes:
- a CDS encoding DMT family transporter, which yields MEKPWVLLSFISAFSLATSDALTKKALRLDNEYLVAWLRLVFSLPPLVLLLLFIPVPELDRTFYLSFICAIPLEILALTLYIKALRISPMSLTLPFLSLTPIFLIVFSRVIVGESVSLKGAAGIILIATGGYSLNITSVRKGFFAPIKAIAREKGSVYMIIVAMIYSITSSLGKLAIEHSSPLFFGSTYFIVVTLCFTPLVCINRNDRSVVRVLRRDIRSAILPGLFYSAMIVSHMLAMSLARVAYMIAIKRSSLLIGSIYGFIFFRERNIRERNIRERLSGAALMFAG from the coding sequence ATGGAAAAACCCTGGGTCCTTCTCTCTTTTATTTCTGCCTTCTCCCTGGCAACGAGTGACGCTCTGACCAAAAAGGCGTTGAGGCTTGATAACGAATATCTCGTGGCCTGGCTCCGTCTCGTCTTCTCCCTGCCGCCCCTTGTGTTGCTTCTTCTCTTCATCCCCGTTCCTGAACTTGACAGGACATTCTATCTCTCTTTCATCTGTGCCATTCCCCTCGAGATACTTGCCCTTACCCTCTATATCAAGGCATTGAGGATATCCCCCATGTCTCTCACCTTGCCATTCCTTTCCCTGACCCCGATATTCCTGATTGTCTTCTCCAGGGTGATTGTCGGCGAGAGTGTTTCCTTAAAAGGTGCCGCGGGTATCATCCTCATAGCAACAGGCGGGTATTCCCTGAATATCACCTCCGTCAGAAAGGGATTTTTTGCACCCATCAAGGCAATTGCAAGGGAGAAGGGCTCTGTTTATATGATTATCGTGGCAATGATATACAGCATAACCTCGTCACTTGGCAAGCTCGCCATAGAGCATTCATCACCATTATTTTTTGGATCCACCTATTTTATTGTTGTAACCTTATGTTTTACCCCCCTCGTCTGTATCAATCGCAATGATCGCTCTGTTGTCAGGGTGCTCAGAAGAGATATTAGAAGTGCAATACTTCCGGGGCTCTTCTACTCGGCAATGATCGTTTCCCATATGCTGGCAATGAGTCTTGCCAGGGTAGCTTACATGATTGCCATAAAACGTTCGAGCCTCCTTATAGGCAGCATCTACGGATTTATCTTTTTCAGGGAAAGGAACATCAGGGAAAGGAACATCAGGGAAAGGTTGTCTGGTGCTGCACTGATGTTTGCAGGGTAA
- a CDS encoding AAA family ATPase: MPVKGHFSPCFLDKNRVGCYSNQRGEKHDIGCLFRDSALKAGAHYFRKQGFAMYKKFYGLKDRPFNPVPDPGYLYLSSYHRDALAYLTAEAEKNSNPIIFTGDIGTGKTVLLRTFLKTLGPEVNLVQIFYSGNDRVRLLQMILLEMGIDSGQTDVDSLRSEIKEHLGNLLREGREVFLVIDEAQDLDEDALDEACLLSRLEVDGRHLVRVILAGLPKLQENIDSLSNLDCRDNITKPYYLKKLSDEDIPKYIHHRLATAGCTDVTVFPEDVLSEISHFSRGIPRLINMICDAVLLYGYFSEKKVVTMSLFKEVIADLFNNGNAEDGYQYETAAVASGIVGADQDTRSGEEPGDIHSGEKDLEGNGKPRTEEMPVQDVDSRQGRPLPMTVLVLEKNARMRVRLEDKYREAGINTVVLSTLEGLFKTLESSSDLGLHVLVADSSFFFAKGGSEDSAGKDALDRIQRDYAHMPLIVTATLPLTVIRTKLFQRGIPLLLHKPDLNRIDLSEVQTQFDSFFNELQICLSNIHSQFGAIYQKTIKWLTDSQGVIAASERRAKGSSRSNSGGNINEE; the protein is encoded by the coding sequence TTGCCTGTAAAGGGCCACTTTTCGCCCTGTTTCCTTGACAAAAACAGGGTAGGTTGCTATAGTAACCAGAGAGGTGAAAAGCATGACATCGGATGCCTTTTCAGGGATTCCGCGCTAAAAGCAGGGGCCCACTACTTTAGAAAACAGGGTTTTGCCATGTATAAAAAATTCTACGGTCTCAAGGACAGACCCTTTAATCCCGTTCCGGATCCAGGGTATCTTTATCTCAGTTCATATCATAGGGACGCCCTGGCATATCTGACCGCAGAAGCTGAAAAAAACTCCAACCCAATCATTTTTACCGGTGATATCGGTACCGGCAAAACGGTCCTGTTGAGGACTTTTCTCAAGACCCTTGGACCGGAAGTCAACCTTGTACAGATTTTCTATAGCGGCAATGACCGTGTCCGGCTCCTGCAGATGATCCTTCTTGAGATGGGAATAGATTCCGGACAGACCGATGTTGATTCCCTGCGTTCAGAGATAAAAGAGCACCTGGGTAATTTGCTCCGGGAGGGCAGGGAGGTTTTTTTAGTAATTGACGAAGCCCAGGATCTGGATGAGGATGCACTTGATGAAGCCTGTCTGCTATCCAGGCTTGAGGTTGACGGACGCCACCTTGTCAGGGTCATTCTGGCAGGTTTGCCCAAGTTGCAGGAGAACATTGATTCCCTGAGCAATCTTGACTGCAGGGATAACATCACCAAACCCTATTATCTCAAAAAACTTTCTGATGAAGATATCCCGAAATATATCCATCACAGGCTGGCCACTGCCGGTTGCACGGATGTTACGGTCTTTCCCGAGGATGTGCTCAGCGAGATTAGTCATTTTTCAAGGGGAATACCCAGGCTGATCAACATGATCTGTGATGCTGTCCTCTTGTATGGGTATTTTTCGGAGAAGAAGGTGGTAACAATGTCCCTGTTTAAAGAGGTGATAGCCGATCTTTTTAATAATGGAAACGCAGAAGACGGTTATCAGTATGAGACAGCCGCTGTTGCCTCCGGCATTGTCGGTGCTGATCAGGATACACGAAGTGGAGAGGAACCCGGGGACATTCATTCAGGGGAGAAGGATTTGGAAGGTAACGGGAAACCCCGGACTGAAGAGATGCCTGTTCAGGACGTGGATAGCCGGCAGGGACGGCCCCTTCCCATGACTGTCCTTGTGCTTGAGAAGAATGCACGGATGAGGGTCAGGCTCGAAGATAAATACCGGGAGGCGGGAATAAATACTGTTGTACTCTCTACCCTTGAAGGACTTTTTAAAACCCTTGAAAGTTCCAGCGACCTGGGTCTTCACGTTCTGGTGGCCGATTCCTCCTTCTTTTTTGCCAAGGGGGGGAGTGAGGACTCAGCGGGTAAAGACGCCCTTGACAGAATACAGAGAGACTATGCACATATGCCGTTGATTGTGACCGCAACTCTCCCGCTCACGGTGATCCGGACAAAGCTTTTTCAGAGGGGAATCCCTTTGCTTCTGCATAAACCGGATTTAAACCGTATTGACCTCTCTGAAGTCCAGACTCAATTCGACTCTTTTTTTAAT